The following proteins are co-located in the Fusarium verticillioides 7600 chromosome 7, whole genome shotgun sequence genome:
- a CDS encoding protein VTS1: MLNMSGNHVIGNRNSTPEANSTSTLRPPSSRAVGSGHSLRASADMASLTGPSPSSRIRPSSDFYGQAQQNLGPNNAESDSQDKIAQQWIADIDQYETTLEEMAAATLDQDFKDELSAIEQWFRVLSEAERTAALYALLQQTTQVQIRFFIQVLQQMGKNHPMSGVLSPASFDKDPMSNRLSDAMNKLNVDSARNSMARNSVIAPSNKRHSGLDPSTISAMFPDAAAAIATEKAKFTQQTGNPPSSNRNSAALDHRSSMAAPSISAPQDSRDAGPASSSPWNSGGNADSGKAPSAQAPMGQFVQPTPSGGLRSPRPQLSSNNTIQQTTLTAPDKNPGDLPLLSPYNAGSGNWASMVNTPMTGTFNTANTGGNQADMVANATAMKLAALSTVNNRFALDDVRKYRRTRSNDGTQGQNPVSVGPQPGINLPNTNVVMINEHGQVLSREQLMALQAQQNLGLGGQRSRPSSPGIAMQPGVPHMAPFTSPQNNGFLSAYDVSSPLITGGMQPVNLGGLGMPGHEGYLSDHSDMVRGRSPRGRRGSSKPPEDPTDPTLLQDIPSWLRSLRLHKYTDNLKDMKWTDLIELDDKALEERGVNALGARRKMLKVFEQVKEAKADGKLG; this comes from the exons ATGCTCAACATGTCTGGAAACCACGTCATCGGAAACAGAAACAGCACGCCCGAGGCCAATAGCACCTCGACCTTGAGGCCACCGTCCTCTCGAGCCGTTGGTTCTGGTCATTCGCTTCGCGCCTCGGCCGACATGGCGTCCCTAACTGGTCCTTCCCCCTCCAGCCGCATTCGACCCTCTTCCGATTTCTATGGGCAGGCTCAGCAGAACCTTGGCCCCAACAACGCCGAATCGGACTCTCAGGACAAGATTGCCCAGCAGTGGATTGCCGACATTGACCAGTACGAAACAACGCTGGAAGAGATGGCTGCTGCTACTCTGGACCAGGACTTCAAGGACGAGCTCAGTGCCATTGAGCAATGGTTTCGTGTCTTGAGTGAGGCTGAACGCACCGCCGCTTTGTATGCCCTCCTGCAGCAGACAACCCAGGTTCAGATCCGCTTTTTCATCCAGGTCCTCCAGCAAATGGGAAAAAATCATCCCATGTCGGGGGTTTTGTCCCCTGCCAGCTTCGACAAAG ATCCTATGTCAAACCGTCTAAGTGATGCAATGAACAAGCTCAATGTCGACTCTGCCCGTAATTCCATGGCCCGTAACTCGGTTATCGCCCCATCCAACAAGCGACATTCAGGACTCGACCCCTCCACCATCAGTGCCATGTTCCCCGATGCCGCAGCAGCCATTGCCACAGAGAAGGCCAAGTTCACCCAGCAGACTGGGAACCCGCCCTCATCGAACCGTAACAGTGCCGCTTTGGATCATCGTTCGTCCATGGCTGCTCCATCTATCAGTGCGCCCCAGGATAGCCGTGATGCTGGACCTGCTAGTTCTTCGCCTTGGAATAGTGGCGGTAACGCAGACTCTGGCAAGGCACCCTCTGCTCAGGCCCCCATGGGCCAGTTTGTGCAGCCAACACCATCTGGTGGGCTTCGCTCTCCACGTCCGCAATTGTCAAGCAACAACACGATCCAGCAAACGACTCTTACTGCCCCGGATAAGAACCCCGGGGACCTGCCTTTGCTTTCACCGTACAATGCTGGCAGCGGCAACTGGGCGTCAATGGTAAACACCCCTATGACTGGCACCTTCAACACAGCCAACACCGGAGGTAACCAAGCCGATATGGTTGCCAACGCCACTGCCATGAAACTCGCAGCTTTGTCTACAGTCAATAACCGGTTCGCATTGGATGACGTGCGCAAGTACCGCCGAACTAGGTCTAATGACGGCACGCAAGGACAGAATCCTGTCTCCGTTGGTCCACAGCCTGGAATCAACCTCCCAAACACGAATGTCGTCATGATCAACGAACATGGCCAGGTCCTTAGTAGAGAACAGCTCATGGCGCTCCAGGCGCAGCAAAACCTTGGTTTGGGTGGTCAGCGCTCTCGTCCCAGCTCTCCTGGAATCGCCATGCAACCTGGAGTACCTCATATGGCACCGTTCACCTCACCACAGAATAATGGATTCCTTAGTGCGTACGATGTGTCCTCGCCACTGATTACAGGCGGTATGCAGCCGGTCAACTTGGGTGGCCTTGGGATGCCTGGCCACGAGGGCTACTTATCTGATCATTCGGACATGGTTCGTGGCCGATCTCCTCGTGGGAGACGAGGCAGCTCCAAGCCTCCTGAGGACCCGACCGACCCAACCTTGCTGCAGGACATTCCCAGTTGGCTCCGCAGCCTCCGCCTTCACAAGTACACCGATAATCTCAAGGATATGAAGTGGACGGACCTCATCGAGTTGGACGACAAGGCCCTGGAAGAGCGTGGCGTCAACGCC